A window from Drosophila yakuba strain Tai18E2 chromosome 3L, Prin_Dyak_Tai18E2_2.1, whole genome shotgun sequence encodes these proteins:
- the LOC26536285 gene encoding uncharacterized protein LOC26536285: MFRIIAVIFALVAVAFAAPGYIEPSYGVLPVASVVPVVKSVPVVKHVPVVQHVPVVKHVPVVQHVPVLKSYAVPAYGHHIYHG, translated from the exons atgttCCGCATT ATCGCTGTGATCTTCGCCCTGGTTGCCGTGGCTTTCGCTGCTCCTGGCTACATTGAGCCCTCTTACGGAGTGCTGCCTGTGGCCAGCGTGGTGCCCGTGGTGAAGTCTGTTCCGGTGGTGAAACACGTTCCGGTGGTGCAGCACGTCCCAGTGGTGAAGCATGTGCCAGTGGTGCAGCATGTGCCCGTGCTGAAGTCCTACGCTGTTCCCGCCTACGGACACCACATCTACCACGGTTAA
- the LOC6532238 gene encoding uncharacterized protein LOC6532238, whose protein sequence is MFRFIAVFFALVAMAFAAPGYIEPSYGVVPVVKSVPVVQHVPVVQHVPVVKHVPVVQHVPVLKSYGVPAYGHHIYHG, encoded by the exons ATGTTCCGCTTC ATCGCTGTGTTCTTCGCCCTGGTTGCCATGGCTTTCGCTGCTCCTGGCTACATCGAGCCCTCTTACGGAGTGGTTCCTGTGGTGAAGTCTGTTCCGGTGGTGCAACATGTTCCGGTGGTGCAGCACGTCCCAGTGGTGAAGCACGTCCCAGTGGTGCAGCATGTGCCTGTCCTGAAGTCCTACGGTGTGCCCGCCTACGGACACCACATCTACCACGGTTAG